In Sphingomonas naphthae, one genomic interval encodes:
- a CDS encoding AAA family ATPase, with protein sequence MATKRIRLPGPPPTEGSGSTPLTIEFLVEQPFLATREHARFVEFAEACAHYRYIGVCHGRPGVGKTRSAREFSSFPDLGEYAALRPIAALLGEKVARCRAVFYTVSVSNTPKTIDAVLGLNLIKLGYARLTVAGGSQDEITHDAARIACPLVIVDEADRLTIKSLEHLRDMADRHGFGLILMGMPGLEKRLARYAQLYSRIGSRRCGGS encoded by the coding sequence GCTCCGGCTCTACGCCGCTGACGATTGAGTTCCTGGTCGAGCAGCCGTTCCTGGCGACCCGCGAACATGCCCGGTTCGTCGAGTTTGCCGAAGCCTGCGCGCACTACCGCTATATCGGCGTGTGTCATGGCCGGCCGGGCGTCGGAAAGACGCGATCGGCGCGCGAGTTTTCCAGCTTCCCCGACCTGGGGGAATATGCCGCGCTCCGTCCCATTGCCGCGCTCCTTGGCGAAAAGGTCGCTCGCTGCCGCGCCGTCTTCTACACCGTGTCGGTCAGCAACACGCCCAAGACGATCGACGCGGTGTTGGGCCTCAACCTCATTAAGCTGGGCTATGCCCGGCTGACGGTCGCGGGCGGCTCGCAGGACGAAATCACCCATGACGCCGCCCGCATCGCCTGCCCCCTCGTCATCGTCGACGAGGCCGACCGCCTGACCATAAAGTCGCTCGAACATCTCCGCGACATGGCCGATCGCCACGGCTTCGGGCTGATCCTGATGGGTATGCCGGGCTTGGAGAAGCGCCTCGCCCGCTATGCCCAGCTCTACTCGCGGATCGGCTCGCGCAGATGCGGCGGATCATGA